A genomic window from Denticeps clupeoides chromosome 11, fDenClu1.1, whole genome shotgun sequence includes:
- the poli gene encoding DNA polymerase iota isoform X2, producing MDEDEDDADWDTSSGSSAPASTGGGCSDGSRRVVLHFDLDCFYAQVEMVRNPALRDVPLGVQQKYIVVTCNYVAREYGVTKLMSVTAAKEKCPQLVLVKGEDLTHYRETSYKVTELLMSYCPLVERLGFDENFMDITEIVNGKIREAPVTDYCFSGHVYNCQAAGVRASEYPRLAVGSQIAAELRGALHSRLGLTSCAGIASSKLLAKLVSGAHKPNQQTTLLPKYTGDIIGSLTGLRQIPGIGYRTGEKLKALGLLAVRDLQVFHLAALAKEFGEANAQRIQNLAHGIDESPVTPSGPPQSLSDEDSFKEISTVTETVKKLEDLLTSLLERMHKDGRQPSTFRLTIRRFSSTDRWFSRESRQCPIPIHIGQKVISGSSEALPQLVSIGIKLFHKLIDTSAPFHLTLMNVCFSNLLSRRDTKGSIKSFFTAKSPSRQDKKPEPQGF from the exons atggatgaagatgaagatgacgCGGACTGGGACACCAGTTCCGGTAGTTCTGCACCCG CGTCCACCGGCGGCGGCTGCAGCGACGGGTCGCGGAGGGTCGTTCTGCATTTCGACCTGGACTGTTTCTACGCTCAGGTGGAAATGGTCCGAAATCCTGCGCTGCGCGACGTGCCACTCG GTGTGCAGCAGAAGTACATCGTTGTCACCTGTAACTATGTGGCTCGGGAGTACGGGGTGACCAAGCTGATGTCGGTGACAGCGGCCAAAGAAAAATGTCCTCAGCTGGTGCTGGTCAAAGGAGAGGACCTAACCCACTACAGGGAGACGtcctacaaagtcacag AGCTGTTGATGTCCTATTGTCCACTGGTGGAAAGGTTGGGCTTTGATGAGAACTTTATGGACATTACTGAGATTGTGAACGGCAAGATTAGAGAAGCTCCAGTCACTGATTACTGTTTCAGTGGCCATGTCTACAACTGTCAAG CTGCAGGTGTCCGAGCCAGCGAGTACCCCAGACTAGCCGTCGGCTCGCAGATCGCCGCAGAATTACGAGGCGCCCTCCACAGCAGGCTGGGGCTCACAAGTTGTGCAGGAATTGCATCCAGCAAGCTGCTGGCCAAGCTGGTGTCGGGCGCCCACAAGCCAAACCAACAAACCACCCTGCTGCCGAAATACACTGGAGACATAATAGGGAGTCTTACTGGACTGCGGCAGATTCCCG GAATAGGGTACAGGACGGGAGAGAAGCTGAAAGCGTTGGGGCTTCTCGCTGTAAGGGACCTGCAGGTTTTCCATTTGGCTGCCCTTGCAAAGGAGTTCGGGGAAGCAAACGCCCAGCGAATCCAGAACCTGGCCCACGGGATAGACGAGTCCCCCGTTACCCCATCTGGTCCTCCGCAG TCCCTTAGTGATGAGGACTCCTTTAAGGAGATATCAACAGTAACTGAGACTGTCAAGAAACTGGAGGATCTTTTGACAAGTCTTTTAGAGAG gatgCACAAAGACGGAAGGCAACCGTCCACCTTCAGACTGACCATCAGGAGATTTTCATCCACCGATCGCTGGTTCAGCCGAGAGAGCAGACAGTGCCCCATTCCCATTCACATTGGACAGAAGGTCATCTCAG GAAGTTCCGAAGCCTTGCCCCAACTTGTCAGTATTGGCATTAAGCTCTTCCACAAATTAATTGACACCAGCGCCCCCTTTCATCTCACCTTAATGAACGTGTGCTTCAGCAATCTGCTGTCGAGAAGGGACACCAAAGGCTCCATTAAGTCCTTTTTCACAGCCAAGTCACCTAGTCGACAAGACAAAAAG